TGGAATCCACACGCAATGGCTACATCGAGGACGCGTGCGTCTTCTTTTACCAGCAGCTCCTTGGCTCGCTCCACCCGTGCCCTCAAAACAAATTGGTGCGGAGCAACTCCCGTCGATTGATGGAACATTTGAGAGAAGTATGCCGGGCTCAG
The sequence above is a segment of the Terriglobales bacterium genome. Coding sequences within it:
- a CDS encoding helix-turn-helix transcriptional regulator, with translation LSPAYFSQMFHQSTGVAPHQFVLRARVERAKELLVKEDARVLDVAIACGFQTQQHFARVFRALCKMSPTQFRQARLA